From one Enterococcus sp. DIV2402 genomic stretch:
- the nrdI gene encoding class Ib ribonucleoside-diphosphate reductase assembly flavoprotein NrdI, with amino-acid sequence MNILYISISGNTRSFVARMQALSEQKHAENPDFPIIQSKEIHDNSFDEVIAEPFFAIVPTYLEGGNGVDNGDQEILTEALREYIAFENNADFCLGIIGSGNKNFGYQYCLTAKQYSQQFDTPLLADFELRGNNSEIAAIYEKLVTEWKKVAQ; translated from the coding sequence ATGAATATCCTATATATATCAATTTCAGGCAACACTCGTTCTTTTGTCGCTCGTATGCAAGCCTTGTCTGAACAAAAACACGCAGAAAACCCTGATTTCCCTATTATACAATCAAAAGAAATTCACGACAACAGTTTCGATGAAGTCATAGCTGAACCATTTTTCGCTATCGTTCCTACGTATTTAGAAGGTGGCAATGGTGTGGACAACGGCGATCAAGAAATTTTAACGGAAGCGTTACGCGAGTATATTGCATTTGAAAATAACGCAGATTTTTGTTTAGGAATTATCGGTAGTGGGAATAAGAATTTCGGTTATCAATATTGTTTAACAGCGAAACAATACAGTCAGCAATTCGACACGCCTCTACTAGCAGATTTTGAACTTCGTGGAAATAATTCAGAAATTGCAGCAATCTATGAAAAGTTAGTCACAGAATGGAAAAAAGTCGCTCAGTAA
- a CDS encoding Cof-type HAD-IIB family hydrolase, which yields MIKLIASDMDGTLLDAEMRISQENIEAIQYAQSHGIEFMVATGRNRSEALPALEEAGIDCAMITLNGAQVFDQEGNVVFSAPIDLETTQTILDILDEHQIYYEVSTNKGTYSESKEQRIENFAAHIAETMPHLTHKMAIAMTVARLEFLPIHFVDSIHELIVQDEITILKIICFHKEGAVYLGPAAKKINAYDELFVTSSGENNIEINHRAAQKGIAVSHVALNRNIDMKEVMTIGDNLNDVSMIQAAGVSFAMGNALSELKEYAKYVTEPNVQSGVGKAIRRAIDEEL from the coding sequence ATGATTAAATTAATTGCTTCAGATATGGATGGTACGTTATTAGACGCAGAAATGCGGATTTCCCAAGAAAATATAGAAGCGATTCAATACGCACAATCGCACGGCATTGAATTTATGGTTGCTACTGGTCGGAATCGTTCTGAGGCACTACCTGCATTAGAAGAAGCCGGCATTGACTGTGCCATGATTACCTTAAATGGCGCACAAGTCTTTGACCAAGAAGGAAATGTGGTCTTTAGTGCCCCCATCGATTTAGAAACGACACAAACTATTTTGGACATTTTAGATGAACATCAAATCTATTATGAAGTGTCAACAAACAAAGGAACTTATTCAGAAAGCAAAGAACAACGCATTGAAAATTTTGCTGCGCATATCGCAGAAACGATGCCTCATTTAACTCATAAAATGGCGATTGCGATGACAGTCGCGCGTCTTGAATTTTTGCCTATTCATTTTGTGGACAGTATCCATGAGTTGATTGTTCAAGATGAAATTACTATCTTAAAAATCATTTGCTTCCATAAAGAAGGCGCTGTGTATCTAGGTCCGGCCGCTAAAAAAATTAATGCTTATGATGAATTGTTTGTGACCTCATCTGGTGAAAATAATATTGAAATCAATCATCGCGCTGCTCAAAAAGGAATTGCTGTCAGTCATGTTGCATTGAACAGAAATATTGATATGAAAGAAGTTATGACTATTGGGGATAATTTAAATGATGTAAGCATGATTCAAGCAGCAGGTGTGAGTTTTGCAATGGGCAACGCCCTATCAGAGCTCAAAGAATATGCAAAATATGTCACTGAGCCAAATGTTCAATCGGGTGTGGGAAAAGCTATTCGTCGCGCGATTGATGAAGAGTTGTAA
- a CDS encoding uracil-DNA glycosylase, with translation MKTIIHNSWQNILEEEFQKSYYLELREFLKQEYQTQRIFPDMYHIFEALEKTPYEKVKVVILGQDPYHGMNQAHGLSFSVQPGVKIPPSLKNIYKELADDLGIPPVTHGYLTSWAEQGVLLLNTVLTVREGQAYSHRGKGWEQLTDVIIQKLNEREQPIVFILWGKPAQQKMTMIDTQKHIIIRSVHPSPLSAHRGFFGSKPFSKTNDALIALGETPINWQLPERV, from the coding sequence ATGAAAACAATTATTCATAACAGTTGGCAAAACATCTTGGAAGAAGAATTCCAAAAATCCTATTATTTAGAACTCCGTGAATTTTTAAAACAAGAATACCAAACCCAACGCATTTTTCCAGATATGTATCATATTTTTGAAGCATTAGAAAAAACACCTTACGAAAAAGTGAAAGTAGTTATTTTAGGTCAAGATCCTTATCATGGAATGAATCAAGCACATGGTTTATCTTTTTCAGTTCAACCAGGAGTAAAAATTCCACCATCATTAAAAAATATTTATAAAGAGTTAGCAGATGATTTAGGAATTCCACCTGTTACGCATGGATATCTTACGTCTTGGGCAGAACAAGGTGTGTTATTGTTAAACACTGTTTTAACCGTACGAGAAGGACAAGCTTACTCTCATCGTGGAAAAGGCTGGGAACAATTAACAGATGTAATTATTCAAAAACTAAACGAACGTGAACAGCCAATAGTTTTTATTTTATGGGGAAAACCAGCACAACAGAAAATGACGATGATTGATACACAAAAACATATTATCATTCGCTCTGTTCATCCGAGCCCGCTTTCGGCACACCGTGGTTTTTTTGGTTCAAAGCCATTTTCAAAAACCAATGATGCGTTAATTGCCTTAGGAGAAACACCAATTAATTGGCAACTTCCGGAAAGAGTATAA
- a CDS encoding GNAT family N-acetyltransferase, translating into MIRFATSEDGLAIAKLVLVILKDMELPFVKEIGEAKTIEILTEAVKDPTYRYGYKRGLVKEVDGEIAGIAFGYPAEEEAIVDDALARVLKEKGMTERPLFIDPETFPNEWYLDTICVDEAFRGQGIGSELLDALDKMAKREAKSVIGLCVDQANPNAQRLYERKGFAVVGEQMLSGHKYNHMQKNI; encoded by the coding sequence ATGATTCGATTTGCAACATCAGAAGATGGTTTAGCTATTGCAAAATTAGTGCTGGTTATTTTGAAGGATATGGAATTGCCATTTGTCAAAGAAATCGGCGAAGCAAAGACCATCGAGATTTTAACTGAAGCAGTTAAAGACCCAACGTATCGCTATGGTTATAAGAGAGGTTTGGTCAAAGAAGTGGATGGCGAAATTGCAGGAATTGCGTTTGGCTATCCTGCAGAAGAAGAGGCAATTGTCGATGATGCCTTAGCTCGTGTTTTAAAAGAAAAGGGAATGACCGAGCGTCCACTCTTCATTGACCCAGAAACATTTCCAAATGAGTGGTATTTAGATACCATTTGTGTCGATGAAGCGTTTCGTGGTCAAGGAATTGGCTCTGAATTACTAGACGCACTAGATAAAATGGCGAAAAGAGAAGCGAAATCTGTGATTGGCCTTTGTGTTGACCAAGCCAATCCTAATGCGCAACGTCTCTATGAACGAAAAGGTTTTGCAGTAGTGGGAGAACAAATGCTTAGTGGCCATAAGTATAACCACATGCAAAAAAATATTTAA
- a CDS encoding LTA synthase family protein, with the protein MKINSKIKYSIATVVSLVGIILSNLYLQWCQNNLSADLALKFAFSWHTEKFLLGSLVLGIFYLFLISLAGSWIAGTTVYSVIILLIGYATYLKMLYRQEPIYPDDLKMVTQFDLLKEMIGTGPFVVAILIVIGALGIFGWQLYRSIYLPKKRQIIRVSVLALSFLGLIYVSHFNDETNVLRKAYNRTALWIPYSQQMNYYNTGFMGGFLFNLRVEAMEEPKVYSEKTIDEITEKYQPSKKEATEEPNIIYIMSESFSDPSHLNGLEITGDPLKEYYERANQTYSGKMLSQNYGGGTANIEFEALTSFSMELFNPQMTTPYTLLVPKMDNLPSLVSLTAQRGYETTAIHPYDTSMYKRKDVYDILGFNQFLDQETMKHTDKIEQNPYISDKAAYDEIMDILKDNQQPQFVHLVTMQTHMPYGGKYDTLHYSAKGTGNMNSVGNYLQDIAYSSQALSDFINQVEQLPRRTLIVFWGDHLPGIYSDEVQAENEQSTLHETEFLMWDSQNEWKFEPNQITSPFYFAPNLFERSNLLLSPFYDMLLKLENELPAFEKGMYLQDGQWQSELALDQKAQELYNDYQLIQYDIVQGKQYSVDKQFFE; encoded by the coding sequence TTGAAAATAAATTCTAAAATTAAATATAGTATTGCAACTGTTGTGAGTTTGGTAGGAATTATTCTTAGCAATCTTTATTTACAATGGTGTCAAAATAATTTATCTGCTGACTTAGCACTAAAATTTGCTTTTTCTTGGCATACAGAAAAATTTCTTTTAGGTAGTTTAGTGTTAGGGATTTTTTATTTGTTTTTGATTAGTTTAGCAGGTTCTTGGATTGCGGGCACCACCGTTTATAGTGTCATCATTTTATTAATTGGTTACGCTACCTATCTTAAAATGTTATATCGTCAAGAACCGATTTATCCAGATGATTTGAAAATGGTCACACAATTTGATTTATTAAAAGAAATGATTGGTACAGGACCATTTGTCGTGGCGATTTTAATTGTAATTGGTGCGTTGGGAATTTTTGGCTGGCAGTTGTATCGTAGCATTTATTTACCAAAAAAACGTCAAATTATTCGTGTATCGGTTTTGGCACTTAGTTTTTTAGGGCTAATTTATGTGAGTCATTTTAATGATGAAACTAATGTATTGCGTAAAGCTTATAATCGCACGGCTTTATGGATTCCATATTCACAGCAAATGAACTACTATAATACAGGTTTCATGGGTGGTTTTTTATTTAACTTACGAGTGGAAGCAATGGAAGAGCCTAAAGTGTATTCTGAAAAAACAATTGATGAGATTACAGAGAAATACCAGCCTAGCAAAAAAGAAGCAACCGAAGAGCCGAATATTATTTATATTATGAGTGAGAGTTTTTCTGACCCAAGTCATCTAAATGGATTAGAAATTACAGGCGATCCATTGAAAGAATACTACGAACGAGCGAACCAAACGTATAGTGGAAAAATGTTATCGCAAAATTACGGTGGTGGCACTGCTAACATTGAATTTGAAGCATTAACTAGCTTTTCAATGGAATTATTTAATCCACAAATGACGACACCATACACCTTGTTAGTTCCAAAAATGGATAATTTACCGTCATTGGTTTCCTTAACTGCACAACGAGGGTATGAAACAACAGCTATTCATCCGTATGATACTTCAATGTATAAACGAAAAGATGTCTATGATATTCTAGGTTTTAACCAGTTTTTAGATCAAGAGACAATGAAGCATACAGATAAAATTGAACAAAATCCCTATATTTCTGATAAAGCAGCTTATGATGAAATCATGGATATTTTGAAAGACAACCAACAACCACAATTTGTGCACTTAGTGACGATGCAAACGCACATGCCTTATGGTGGAAAATATGATACCTTGCATTATTCAGCAAAAGGTACAGGTAATATGAATAGTGTTGGAAATTATCTACAAGACATTGCCTACAGTAGTCAAGCCTTGAGTGATTTTATCAATCAAGTAGAACAACTGCCACGTCGGACATTAATTGTTTTTTGGGGCGATCATTTACCGGGAATTTATTCAGATGAAGTTCAAGCAGAAAATGAACAAAGCACACTTCATGAAACAGAATTTTTAATGTGGGATTCACAAAATGAATGGAAATTTGAACCAAATCAAATAACCAGTCCATTTTATTTTGCGCCTAATCTATTTGAACGAAGCAATTTGCTGTTGTCACCTTTTTATGACATGTTATTAAAATTGGAAAATGAATTACCTGCCTTTGAAAAAGGGATGTATTTACAAGATGGTCAATGGCAATCAGAGTTAGCGTTAGATCAAAAAGCCCAAGAACTTTATAATGACTATCAGTTGATTCAATATGATATTGTGCAAGGAAAACAATACAGCGTGGATAAACAATTTTTTGAATGA
- a CDS encoding LysR family transcriptional regulator, whose amino-acid sequence MFQVLRTFLSVYETHNFTRTADSLFLSQPTVSAQIKKLEDHLNVSLFIRNGKQEIIPTKEADFLYPRILKIIEEWEDATHHVSTQKNFRDKCIFASSQTCGAYLIPKFVPILIKEFPMIDFSFPIMSSEKIIHDLEKSKVDFGLIETPERSSQIDRYLIAEDELVLAGNLTSNYWLLPESDSPLGEINENYLKIRNLVPHIIQTNSHEMTLALLKNGVGKTIISKLALNQSIPWCSLEVGSQRSLYFVTRQKVVSEELAAVASFIQEQIKKANHS is encoded by the coding sequence TTGTTTCAAGTATTAAGAACATTTTTATCGGTATATGAAACACATAATTTTACGCGCACGGCAGACAGTCTCTTTTTGTCACAACCCACTGTTTCTGCCCAAATCAAAAAATTAGAAGACCATTTAAATGTTTCACTTTTTATTCGTAATGGAAAACAAGAAATTATTCCAACAAAAGAAGCCGATTTTTTGTACCCACGTATTTTAAAAATCATTGAAGAATGGGAAGATGCGACTCACCATGTTAGCACGCAAAAGAATTTTCGAGATAAATGTATTTTTGCTAGTTCTCAAACATGTGGGGCCTATCTGATTCCTAAATTTGTGCCAATTTTGATAAAAGAGTTCCCCATGATTGATTTTAGCTTTCCAATTATGTCTAGTGAGAAAATTATCCATGATTTAGAAAAATCCAAAGTTGACTTTGGTTTAATTGAAACTCCTGAACGCAGTAGTCAAATTGATCGTTATTTGATTGCAGAAGATGAATTAGTTTTAGCTGGTAATTTAACTTCTAATTATTGGTTATTACCAGAATCAGATTCCCCACTAGGAGAAATTAACGAGAATTATTTAAAAATTCGTAATCTGGTTCCTCATATCATTCAAACAAACAGTCATGAAATGACGTTAGCTTTACTAAAAAATGGCGTGGGAAAAACAATCATTTCTAAATTAGCACTCAATCAATCTATTCCGTGGTGTTCGTTAGAAGTTGGGAGTCAACGAAGCCTTTATTTTGTAACTAGACAAAAAGTCGTTTCTGAAGAATTAGCAGCTGTCGCAAGCTTTATCCAAGAACAAATCAAAAAAGCCAATCATTCTTAA